The DNA segment AGAATCTGCCCGGACTGGGTGCAGCGTACTTTCAATAATTCGCCGTGCATGTGCAGCACGCGCGAACTGCCCGCGCGCTCATGCAGATTGTCGATGTTCTGCGTAACCAGCAGGAAGTTATCCCCGAGTACTTCCTCCAACGTCGCCAGCGCGTAATGCGCGGCATTCGGTTTGAGGTCGTCCTGTTGCAGCTGACGGCGGCGTTCGTTGTAAAAACGCTGCACCAGCTCAGGATCGCGGCGATACCCCTCCGGGGTCGCTACATCTTCCACGCGGTGCTCTTCCCACAGTCCATCGGCGGCCCGGAAAGTACGGATACCTGACTCTGCGGAAATCCCCGCACCGGTCAGTACCACCACAAACGGTTTCTTCAGTGACGCGGCGGCCATAGAATCACGGTGAAAGATATTCGACCGGAAACGCTGGTGACGAATGCGTTTATTTTTCCGAAACCGACACAGACGATGACGTGTGCGCATGACGTGCTCCTTACTCTCTGTGTCTGAATTTAAATACTGTTTTTGAAGATTTGATTACTGACCGCCACTAAGAACCCGGGCCGGATCGATCCGACTTGCACGACGCGCCGGATACCAGCTTGCCAGCAGACTCAACACCAGAGCGGTAAATAATACGCCCGCAACGTCAATCCAGTGAACTTCAGAGGGCAGGAAATCAATGAAATAAATATCACCCGACAGGAATTGATGCCCGGTCAGTTTCTGCAATCCGTTAATGATGTTGGTGAGCTGGAACGCAGCAATGACACCGATGATCACCCCCGTGACGCTGCCCACCAGTCCCGCCAGTAAACCGTACCAGATGAAGACCGCGCGGATAAGCCCGTCTTTCGCACCCAGTGTGCGCAAAATCGCAATATCGCTGCTTTTATCTTTCACCGCCATCACCAGTGTCGACACGATGTTGAAACAGGCGACACCGATAACCAGCACCATCGCCATATACATAATCGCACGTACCATCTGGATGTCGCGGTACATATAGCCGTAAGTACCGATCCAGCTGCTGATATACACGTAAGCCTGCGTTACTTCACCGGCATCGTGCACTAGCTTTTGCGCGGCAAACACATCGTTCACTTTGATATCGATACCGGTGACGCTGGTGCCCATATCCTGATATTGCTGTGCATCCGCCAGCGGTACCATGCCGAGGCTGTGATCAAGCTGACCGCTGAGCTGCAATATACCGGTAACCTGCAAACGGATCCGTTTAGGCTGTAGCAGTTTCATCTCTGGGTCACTGTTAGGGATCATCACCGTCACCCAGTCACCTTGTTTCACACCAACGGCGTCCGCCACGCCTTTACCGAGGATCAGCTGCTGCTCACCGGCTTTAAAATTCTGCCAGGCGTTATTCTGCACAAACTTCGGTGCGGCGCTGACGCGGGGCTCGCTCTGCGGATCCACACCTTTGAGCTGGATGGCACGCAGTTTCGCGCCGTGTTCGATCAGGCCATTGAACTGGATATAAGGCGCGGCAGCCACAATACCCGGCACTTTTTCGACGCGTTCCAGCACACCTTGCCAGTCATTGAAAGGCTGATTTACCGGACGGATTTCACCGTGCGGTACCACCGCGAGCACACGATCTTTCAGTTCACGTTCGAAACCGTTCATCGCGCTCAGACCGACGATCAAAACTGCCACGCCGAGGGCGATACCTAACGTGGAGATCACCGAAATCAGCGACACCATGCCGCTGCGACGACGACCCCGACTGAACCGCAGGCCGATCAGTAAAGAAAACGGAATACCTGACATTACTTCGCTCCCAGCAACATCGAGTCCGGCTGCAATCTGCCATCGCGCATTTCCAGCTGACGGGTCAGGCGGCTTGCCAGTTTGAGGTCGTGAGTCACCACCAGAAACGCCGTGCCCTGACGCACATTCAGTTCACCTAACAATTCAAAAATGCTGTCGGCGTTGCGCTGATCCAGGTTACCGGTCGGTTCATCGGCTAATACCAGTGAAGGATTATTGACCAGCGCACGGGCAATCGCCACACGCTGACGCTCACCGCCGGAAAGTTCGGACGGGCGGTGATTGCTGCGATGTTGCAAACCTACCGCTTCGAGCATGGACAATGCGCGCTCCTGCACTTCGGCAGATTTCTTTTTGCCGATAAGCAACGGCATGGCGACGTTTTCCAGCGCGGTGAAATCGGGCAGCAGATGGTGAAACTGATAGATAAAGCCCAGCTCACGGTTACGCAATTCTGATTTCGCAGAAGAAGACATCGCATTCAGCGACTGGCCTTTAAAAATGACTTCGCCGGAGGTTGGAGAATCCAGCCCGCCCAACAAATGTAATAGTGTGCTTTTACCGGAACCGGAGGTCCCGACGATCGCCATCATCTCACCCGGCTGCATGTTGAAAGTCACGTCACGCAGCACATCGGTGTGCATTTTCCCTTCCTGATAAGTCTTACAGAGGTTGTCACACTGCAATAATAACGAATTACTCATAACGTAAAGCCTCTGCGGGGTGGGTGGCAGCAGCGCGCCAGGAAGGATACAGCGTTGATAATAAAGCAATGATCATAGCGACCAGCGCAATGACCACTACCTGAACCGGTTCAATATCGACCGGCAGCGACGCGCCATCGAGCATCAGCCCGAGAGCAGGCATAATATTGTTGAGTTGCGTGGCAAGTACCACGCCGAGCACCGCACCGAGTAACGCGCCAATGACGCCGGCGCTGGCGCCCTGCACCATAAACACCGCCATGATCTGGCGACGGCTGAGCCCCTGCGTTTGCAAGATAGCCACTTCGCCCTGTTTCTCCATCACCAGCAGCCCCAGCGACGTAATAATATTAAACGCGGCGACCGCCACGATCAGACTCAGCAGCAGCCCCATCATGTTTTTCTCCATGCGCACCGCCTGGAACAGTTCGCCGCGACGCTCGCGCCAGTCTTTCCAGCTGGTGCCTTCCGGCAGTTTCTGCGTGCTCAGGCTGTCAACGTCCAGCGGTTGGTCGAGGAATAAACGCCAGCCGGTCACGTTGCCTTTCGGATAGAGCATCAGGCGCGACGCATCCTGAATGTTAACCAGCATCTGATAGCCATCGACTTCACTGTTCGCGGAAAACGTGCCGATAACGTTAAACAGGCGCTGGCTCGGCACTCGCCCAACAGGCGTGAACTGGCTGACGCTGGTGACCATCAGACGCAGCTGATCGCCACGGCGCACCTTCAGCTGTTGCGCCAGCTGATCGCCGAGAATGACGTTATATTTGCCAGGTTGCAGTTCCTGTTGCGCCACGCCAATCATGTATTTCGCCAGCGGATCGTGGTCTGCGGGATCAACGCCGAGCATCACGCCCACCGCCACGCTGCCGGGGCTTTGCAGCACCACGTCACCGGTGGTCACCGGCACGGCGCGGTTTACACTTTTTAGCGCAGTAATCTGCTCGTGAGTAATTTTTTGAGGGTCCAGTGATCCGGCCGGTGTGGTGATCAACGCCTGAGGCATCAGACCCAGAATGTTACCTTCCAGATCCTTCTCAAATCCGTTCATGACCGACAGCACTGTAACCAGCGCCATCACCCCGAGGGTGATACCAATGGTGGATAACCAGGAGACAAACCGCCCAAAGCGGTCCGAACCACGCCCGCGCATGTAGCGCAGGCCTATGAATAACGCGACAGGTTGATACATGACTTCCGTTTTAAGTGCTTGGCCGCAAATAAGTGCATGGCGCAGACTAAAGTGATCAAGGATAATAAAGGCTAGCACCGCTTTATGGAACCATTAACCCAAAGTAATCGGTTTAACCCCGGGGCTCTTTTGTCCTTTTTTATTGCAAAGCCGGGTTGACCCCGATTGTCTGCGCATCGCAAGATACGGTCTGCTAATTGGCCACCCGCTGCCGCCAAACGAGAACGCAAAACAGCCTATGTCTCAAGATTATCGTTATTCATTGCCTGAACGCCCCGGCGACACCCGTCTTTTAGGGCAGCTTACCGGTTCTGCCTGTGCCCTGGAATGCGCCCAAATCAGTGAACGCCATTCGGGCCCGGTCATGCTGATTGCACCGGATATGCAAAATGCTCTGCGTCTGCGCGATGAAATTCAACAGTTTACCGATCATAAAGTGCTGAGCATTTCGGACTGGGAAACGCTGCCGTACGACAGTTTTTCGCCGCATCAGGAAATCATTTCTTCTCGCCTTTCCAGCCTTTATCAACTTCCCACGATGGAACGCGGCATCATTATTCTGCCGGTGAATACGTTGATGCAGCGTGTCTGCCCGCATGAGTTTTTGCACGGCCATGCGCTGGTGATGAAAAAAGGTCAGCAACTGTCGCGCGACAAACTGCGCGCCCAGCTGGAACAGGCCGGTTACCGAAGCGTCGATCAGGTGATGGAACACGGTGAGTTTGCCACCCGTGGTGCCCTGCTCGACCTGTATCCGATGGGCAGTGACGAACCCTTCCGCATCGATTTCTTCGACGATGAAATCGACAGCCTGCGCACCTTTGACGTTGATACACAGCGCACGCTGAGCGAAGTGGATCACATCAATTTGCTGCCCGCGCACGAATTCCCGACCGACAAAAACGCGATTGAACTGTTCCGCAGCCAGTGGCGGGAGAAGTTTGAAGTCCGCCGCGATGCTGAACATGTTTATCAGCAGGTCAGTAAAGGGACGTTCCCGGCCGGGATCGAATACTGGCAGCCGCTGTTTTTCAGTCAGCCGCTGACCACGCTGTTTAGTTATCTGCCAAAAAATACGCTGGTGCTCAATACCGGCGATCTGGAAACCGCCGCCGAACGTTTCTGGCAGGATGCCACCCAGCGCTATGAAAGCCGCCGCGTGGATCCGATGCGCCCGCTGCTCGAGCCGGAAAACCTGTGGCTGCGCGTCGATACGCTGTTCGCTGAGCTTAAGGCCTGGCCGCGCGTCCAGTTGCGCACCGATTCGCTGCCGAAGAAGGCGGCAAACACCAATCTCAGCTACGAAACATTGCCGGATCTCAGCGTTCAGCCGCAAAACAAAGCCCCGATGGATAACCTGCGCCGCTTTAACGAATCCTTTGCCGGTAGTCTGGTGTTCTCGGTCGAAAGTGAAGGTCGTCGTGAAACGTTGCAGGATTTACTGGCACGCATCAAGCTAATGCCGACGCTGATTACCCGCATCGAAGAAGCTGAGTTCGCCGGGCGTTACATCATGATCGGCGCCTGTGAGCGCGGATTTCTCGATACCGATAAACAACTGGCGCTGATTTGCGAAAGCGATCTGCTGGGTGAGCGCGTGGCGCGCCGCCGTCAGGACAGCCGCCGCACTATTAATACCGACACGCTGATCCGTAACCTCGCTGAACTGCGCCCCGGCCAGCCGGTGGTTCACGTCGAACACGGCGTTGGCCGCTATCTCGGCCTGACCACGCTTGAGGCCGGTGGAATCAAAGCCGAATACCTTATCCTGACCTACGCCGGCGAAGACAAGCTTTATGTGCCGGTGTCGTCGCTGCATCTGATCAGTCGCTACGCCGGTGGCGCAGACGACAGCGCGCCGTTGCACAAACTCGGCGGTGAGGCGTGGTCGAAAGCCCGTCAGAAAGCCGCCGAGAAAGTTCGCGACGTGGCCGCTGAGCTGCTGGATATTTATGCCCAGCGCGAAGCCAAAACCGGCTTTGCGTTTAAGCATGATAAAGAGCAATACCAGCTGTTCTGTCAGGCTTTCCCATTTGAAACCACGCCGGATCAGGCGCAGGCCATCAATGCAGTACTGACTGACATGACACAACCGCTGGCGATGGACAGGCTGGTATGTGGCGACGTAGGCTTCGGTAAAACCGAAGTGGCGATGCGCGCCGCGTTCCTCGCCGTCGCCAACAATAAACAGGTGGCGGTTCTGGTGCCAACCACCTTGCTGGCTCAGCAGCACTTCGACAATTTCCGTGACCGCTTTGCCAGCTGGCCGGTGCGCATCGAAATGATGTCGCGTTTTCGCAGCGCCAAAGAGCAACAGGCGGTGATCGAAGAAGCGGTTGAAGGCAAAGTCGATATTATTATCGGCACACATAAACTGCTGCAAAGTGACCTGCGCTGGAAAGATCTCGGCCTGCTTATCGTCGATGAGGAGCACCGCTTCGGCGTACGTCACAAAGAACGCATTAAAGCGATGCGCGCCGACGTGGATATCCTGACCCTGACCGCCACACCAATCCCGCGTACGCTCAATATGGCGATGAGCGGCATGCGCGACCTGTCGATTATCGCCACGCCGCCCGCTCGCCGCATGGCGGTCAAAACCTTCGTCCGCGAATACGACAGTCTGGTCGTCCGTGAGGCTATCCTGCGTGAAATTTTGCGCGGCGGGCAGGTTTATTACTTATTTAATGATGTTGAAAATATCGAGAAGGCCACGCAGCGTCTGGCCGAGCTGGTACCGGAGGCGCGTATTGCCATCGGTCACGGTCAGATGCGCGAACGCGATCTGGAACGGGTGATGAACGATTTCCACCACCAGCGCTTCAACGTGCTGGTGTGTACCACCATCATCGAAACCGGTATCGACATTCCGACGGCCAATACCATTATCATTGAGCGCGCCGATCACTTCGGTCTGGCGCAGCTGCACCAGTTGCGTGGACGCGTCGGGCGTTCGCATCATCAGGCTTATGCTTATCTGCTGACGCCGCCGCCGAAAGCCATGTCCGTCGATGCCCACAAACGCCTCGAAGCCATCGCTTCTCTTGAAGATCTGGGTGCCGGTTTTGCGCTGGCGACGCACGACCTCGAGATCCGTGGCGCGGGCGAACTTCTGGGCGAAGGCCAGAGTGGACAGATGACCAGTATCGGTTTCACGCTGTATATGGAACTGCTGGAAAACGCCGTCGAAGCGCTGAAAGAAGGCCGCGAACCATCGCTGGAAGATCTCACCACCAGTCAGACCGAAGTCGAAATGCGCATGCCCGCCCTGTTGCCGGAAGAATTCATTCCTGACGTCAATACGCGCCTGTCGCTGTATAAACGTATCGCCAGTGCAAAAAGCGAAAATGAACTGGACGAACTGCGCGTCGAGCTAATCGACCGCTTCGGTTCTCTGCCGGACGGTGCGCGTAATCTGATTCAGATTGCGGTGCTGCGGCTTAAGGCGAAAGATCTGGGTATCAAGCGCATTGAGGGCAACGAGCGCGGCGGCTTTATCGAATTCGGCGATAAAAACCGTGTCGATCCGGGACACCTGATTGGTTTACTGCAAAAACAGCCGCAGGTTTACCGTCTCGACGGGCCGACCAAGCTCAAATTCACGCTCGACCTGACCGATCGGCCAAAACGTCTGAAGTTTGTCAGCGATATGCTGGCAGATTTTGCAGAGCATTTGTTCTGAGGTTGTAAGCTGATCTGAAGTTGTAAGCGCTTAAAACAAAAGCCCGGTGAATTCATTGGATTGCACCGGGCTTTTTTACATCGTGCTTTCACTGAAACGATTATTTACGCAGTGCTTTCACCTGTTCAGGGGTGATATCTCCCGGCAGGCCGCCGAAGGTAACGCGCAGATAGTTCACCATTTCAGCGATTTGCGCATCGTTCAGTCGATCAGCAAAGCCTGGCATCGACTGCATACTTTCACCCTTTGGGAATTCCTGTGCAGGTAAGCCATCGAGTACCGAGACGATGAGATTACGGCCATCGGGCTGGCGCAACGTGGCATTGTTTTGCATCGCCACGGCAACGTGCGGTTTCCCGGAGCCGTCGGCCATATGACAACCAGAACACTGATCCAGATAAGTGATCCGCCCCGCATCGCTTGCGCCCTGCGCGATTTTTACCGGCACAGCAACTGGCGGTTTATCACCCAGCAGATAGGTAACGATGGCACGGTGGTCGTCGTCGGTCAGATGACGGGTACTGAGATCAATAACTTTATGCATCTCATCAAACGCGGAGCCCTGCGGCGCAAAACCGGTGGCGAGAAAACGGCTGAGATCAGCCGGGTTCCAGCCGCGCTGCGCCAGCGCCTGTGGGGAAATGTCCGGCGCGGTGATGCGCCCCAGCGTTCCGCCTTTCAGGTTGTTATCGGTATCCATTTGCCCCAGCTTGCCGCGCGGCGTATGACATTCGCCGCAGTGGCCGAGCACGTCCGTCAGATACTGCCCGCGCTGCCAGTCGGCAGAATTTCCCTGCGAGCTGGCGGGCATCGGTTCGGCGTTGCGGAATAACAGATTCCAGCCGATCATCGCCATGCGTTGGTTGAATGGGAACGGCATCTCGTTTTCCGGCACCGGTTGATTCACCGCCGGGCGGGTCATCAGAAACGCGTACATATCGTCAGAATCTTTCCGCGCCACACCTTTATAGGAGGTGTACGGCATCGCCGGATACAGGTGACGTCCGCCCGGAGCCACACCCTGGGTCAGCGCCAGATAGAAATCATCCGACGTCCAGCGACCGATGCCGTCGTCGGCGGAAGGCGTAAGGTTGCTGCCAAAGATTTTGCCGAAGGGTGTTTCCAGCGGATAACCACCCGCCAGTGGTGCACCGCCAGACGCGGTGTGGCACGCGGCGCAGTCAGATGCCTGTACCAGATAACGGCCCCGCTCAATCTGTGCGCTATCCGCCGTGACTTTCTGTACCGGTGCGTTCAGCGGGCTGTTTTCCCGCCACCACAGCACGGCAATAATGATGATGATCACCACTACCAGCGCGAGGAAAAGACGTTTTATCATCACGCGTGCTCCCTGATCAGACCCGGCGTTTTCATCACCACGTCACGCACCGCTTCGTAATAACGAACGTAACCGGTGCAGCGGCAGATGTGATTCTCCAGCGCGCCTTCGATCGCACTTTCCAGATCGGCAAGCGCGATCGGATGTTTTTCCAGCCGCTCAAGCAGCAGCGTTGCAGCATTCACAAAGCCCGGTGTGCAGTAACCGCACTGGAAGCTGTAATGCTCCATAAACGCCTGTTGCACCGGTGACAGCGTGACTTCACCTTTGTCATCGGTTTTGGCGTGGCCTTCAACGGTGCGCACCTTTTTACCGTTGAAAAAATGTGCGCCGGTGATGCAGGTGCGCACTTCTTCGCTGGTGCCACTGTCGTTATCGACAATTGCCACGCAGGCGTGACAGATGCCCTGCCCGCAACCGAGGCGTGAACCGGTCAGCGCCACGTATTCGTGTAGGAAATCGATCATCATCAGACCTTCGGGAACGTCCAGCGGGCCGTAATGTTGATTATTGATGGTCAGCTCTAACGGCTGTGTTTTGATGCTCATTGTAAAACCTCACGAATATTTTCAGCACGGACGGGCAAATCACGGAAACGGTGGCCGGTAGCATGGGCAATGGCGTTCACCAGCGCAGCGACGACCGGGATCATCACCACTTCGGCCATGCCTTTCGGCGGATCGGTTTCCGACAACGCTGGCAGGATTTCGCTGGTCTGTTTCCAGACCGCCACATCACTGGCGCGTGGCAGGTGGTAACGGTTGAAGTTCCAGGTACCGTTACCCGGCCCGTCTTCGTACAGCGGTAAATATTCATGCAATGCGTGACCGATGCCCATCGCCAGCCCGCCCTGTAACTGTCCGGAGACCAGTTCAGGCACGATCAGATTGCCGCACTCCATAATCGAATGGTGTGTGAGTAATTCGACGTTACCGGTGGCGATATCCACCGCGATTTCGGCCAGCGTACCGACCGCGCTGTAGTAGGTCACAGACGCGTTATTACGCTGCGTCGGCGGGTAATAGACCGCGTCACGCGCCAATGTCTGGTACTCACCCGCGCCGGTGCGCACTGACATACCGTCAACCGGCACGCGCTGACGCACGTTGTTGAGCGTGAAATCGGCTTCCGCCCACTGCCAGCGGTTGAAGACGTGAACCGCCGCGCCGGTCAGTCCCTGCATCTCGTAAGCTTTTTTCGCCAGCGTCTCAAGGCTGAGGATCTGCATGCCGTTGGCCGTCAGGCCGCCTTCCACCCAGCGGGCATCTTCCTTGCGCACGATGTATGGCGCAGCCTGTCCGCCGCCAATGCCGGTTTGCCAGATAGCCATCGCCGCCGGCCACAGGCCGTGATCGAAAACCAGACGCGCTGCTTCGCGGGTGCTGTGAGAAAAGTAATAGGCGGAGTTACTGGCACTCGACGGCGAGCAATAGGACGGCGACCAGCGCGGATTTTTTTGCAGCTTGTCCTGCTCTTCCTGCGACATAATGTACGGATCGCCGCTGGTTTCCACCGGCAGCACGGACCAGTCGGTCACTGAGAAATGTGCCTGCTCCGCCGGCTTGCCCAGCCATTCGGCGCACAGCACAGACTGCGACGTAGACATGCCCGTCCCCATTTCCGCACCGCTGTGCCACAGGCTTATCTGCCCGTTTTCGCTGATTTCGACGCGGGCGAATGACGTTTCCGCACCAGTACCGAAATCTTTCTGCACGCAGCCAAACCCGACGCCGTAACGTTTACCCGGATTCTGGCTTTCATAGGCGGCCTTGCGTTTTTCACGCTCCGTCCACAACGGATGGACGGCGGCTTTTTCCAGCACTTCATCCGCACGAATCGCACCTGCCGGAATCGCCCCTTGGGTATTTTTCATACCAGATTTCAAAACGTTGCGCATCCGGAAGGCAATCGGATCCAGCTTCAGTTCGGCGGCCAGTTCATCCATCATCATTTCGGTGGCGGCCATGCTTTGCAGCGTGCCGTAACCCCTGGCGGAACCGGCATCCAGCGCACGGGACGCCAGCCCGACTGCGGATAAATCACTTTTAGGGAAGTAGTAAATCGACTGCGCAGCGGTTGCGCCAACCATCACCACCGACGGCGTAAAGTTGCTGCGCCCGCCACCGTCTGCGGTCATCGCCGCATGGAATGACTGCAACTTCCCGGTTTCACGGTTCACCGCAATGTCGTAGTTCATATCAAACGCGTGTCGTTTGAGGGAGGACTGGAACTGCTCGAAGCGGTCATTCGCCAGACGCACCGGCGTGCCGTCACCGTACATGGCCGCCACCGCGCCGTAATAAGGGAAGTTATAGTGATCTTTCGACCCGTAACCGACGGTGTAGCAAGGATGCATAATCAGCGTTTTCACCGTGCGGTGGGCTTTGGCCATCATGCGCGGCATTTCATCTGCGACTTCCTGCGGTGACTGCGTCGGCACCACCATATGCAGCGTTTGCGTGGCGGCGTCATACCAGCCGTTGGCGTTATCGGGTTCAAGCGCCGAGGTATCGACAGATTGCGTGGTGAAACGGCGCGACATCACCAGCCAGTCCTGCGGTGGTGATTTCATTTCATCTGCCATTTCACCGGCGTAGAACATGCCCTGCTCATCAAGCTTGCCGCCTTCGCGCCCTTCCGGCCAGACCGGCAGATGTTTGCGCATACCTGTCGGGAACACCGGCATATCTTTGAGGCTGGAGAAACGGTCGTCTTCAAATGCAGTCTCACCACCCACGCGCACAAAGCGGAATGTCCCCCACGGATCGCGTTCCAGCGGGCCGGTTTTCTCGCCGTAGCGCACTACATTGTCTTTAAATTTCAGTGCATTTTTCGCAAATCGGAATTTAGCGAAATCCTGATATACCAGAATGGCTACGGCCTGTCCGAGATAAGCCGGTGTTTTACCTTCGGGCAATAGCATGTCTTCGCCGTAAAACGCCGGGAATGCCAGACCGTCCCGCGCCAGCACGTCGGCGGTTACCAGTTGATCAGGTTGCAGATCTTCACCGAGCAGCGATAAATCCAGCCCAGCATAAGTTCTGTCCGCCTGCGTCACGCGCAGGATAAAAGCGTGCGCCTGTTTTTGCGGCCAGTGCGGCATATCTTTGGCACGGATATCGCGGGCAAACACTTTCTGCCCCATGACTTTGGCCTTTCCGTCAATACGGAAACGGACGCGTTTATTTTGTGCATCCCACTGCGGTGATTGCAGAATCTTTTCTTCGAAGAGTGCCGCATAAGCACGACTGTGCAGCGGCGCGAGATAAACTGAGACACCAGCGATCACTGCGCCTTTCACAAAGCGCCGCCTGGACGGGTTGAAGTTGCTCATAAATTTCCTTGCTTCTTATTGTCTTTCTTATAATTCGGCACATTTACAATCTGTTATAAATCCTGCAAATACCGTTTAACGCGGGCGATTATAGTTAGTTGGGGCGCGATAAGTCATGACAGAAAACACATTTTTAATATTTCGTTCACAATATTGCGCAAAATAGTGGGATAATAAATTTTGTTGCGCAAACAATATACAAAAGGGATCAGAGCAAGATGGCAGGTATTATTCTCCTCGCTGCGGGGCTGGGGAGCCGGTTTATCGCCGCGGGTGGCGAAGGAAACAAGCTGAATGTAACACTGTCGGAAACAGCAGAAAATTCTGCCAGCATGTTTGACGTTACACTCGGTCATGCGCTGGATAGCGGGCTGCCGGTGCACGTTGTCACGCGCGCCGACAACCTGCAGGTCCAGGCCAGCTGCCGCCGTGCAGGAGTGCCTTTTACGCTGACGGAAAGCACAGGCACCGGTGGTTCCATTGCCGCAGGCGTGCGCGATACGCAGGAGTGGGACGGCTGGCTTGTCCATCTCGCCGATATGCCGTTCATCACACCGAACATTTTTGCCACCGTGGCTGATACCCTGCATCTCAAACCGGTGGTGCGCCCTTTCTGGCAGAATGAGCCGGGACACCCGGTCGGTTTTTCCCGTGAAATGGGCGACAAGCTGTTGCAGCTGCGCGGCGATCATGATGCCCGCGAGCTTATCCGCAGCCATGACCTGCTGCGCATAGATTTTAATACGCCCGCCGTTATCACAGACATCGATCTGCCGGAGCAACTCTCCCCTCAGGCCTTGAACGGAACTCTCCATGCAGCATCTTGATAATCAAGTTATTTCTCAGGCGCGGGAATGGCTGGCACAGCAGCCCGTGTGGCTGTGTACGGTGCTGACCACCTACGGTTCTTCCCCGCGCGCGCCGGGCGCACTGATGGTCGCCACCGCGGATAGCCGCTATTGTGGATCGCTCTCCGGCGGCTGTGTCGAGGAAGATTTTTTACAGCGGATAGCCGCCGGTTATTATCAGCAAGCCAGCCAGATTGTGCGCTACGGAGACGGCGGTTTAACGCCTAACATTGCGCTGCCCTGTGGTGGCTCGCTGGATATCCTGATCGAATATCTGCCCGCCACGCAGGGTAATCTGGAATATTTGCAACGCATGGGTATGGCGCTGGCCGGGCATTATGCGCTGGATAAATCGCTCACCCTGCCCGCTGCCTGTGATCATCTGGCGCTGACGGAATATCACAGCGCAACGCAGGTGATACGTAATGGCGACAGCGTGCACCTGCATCTGGCCGCGCCGCCGCGTTTACTGATTGCCGGACTGTCGAGCGTTGCGCTGTATTGCGCCGACTTTGCCTGTGCGCTGGGTTTTGAAGTGGTGGTATGTGAATGCCGTGAAGACGTGCTGGAAAACTTCCTGCCGTTACTGAAAGTGGAAATTCAGCTGGAGAAAGTGTTTCCGGCGAAGTATCTCGAACGTGAGGGGTGTCACGCCAATACGGCGATTGTGGCGCTCACCCACGATCCGCGCATGGACGACCTGACGCTGATGGAGGCGGTGAATACGCCTGCGTTTTACATCGGCGCAATGGGTTCACAGCGTAACAGCGCACGACGTCGGGAACGCTTACAAACTATCGCCGATTTCTCAGCCGATGATTTCG comes from the Enterobacteriaceae bacterium Kacie_13 genome and includes:
- the lolD gene encoding lipoprotein-releasing ABC transporter ATP-binding protein LolD — encoded protein: MSNSLLLQCDNLCKTYQEGKMHTDVLRDVTFNMQPGEMMAIVGTSGSGKSTLLHLLGGLDSPTSGEVIFKGQSLNAMSSSAKSELRNRELGFIYQFHHLLPDFTALENVAMPLLIGKKKSAEVQERALSMLEAVGLQHRSNHRPSELSGGERQRVAIARALVNNPSLVLADEPTGNLDQRNADSIFELLGELNVRQGTAFLVVTHDLKLASRLTRQLEMRDGRLQPDSMLLGAK
- the cobB gene encoding NAD-dependent protein deacylase, translated to MRTRHRLCRFRKNKRIRHQRFRSNIFHRDSMAAASLKKPFVVVLTGAGISAESGIRTFRAADGLWEEHRVEDVATPEGYRRDPELVQRFYNERRRQLQQDDLKPNAAHYALATLEEVLGDNFLLVTQNIDNLHERAGSSRVLHMHGELLKVRCTQSGQILDWPGDLSVDDRCHCCQFPAPLRPHIVWFGEMPLGMDKIYDALARADFFVAIGTSGHVYPAAGFVHEARIGGACAVELNLEPSQVESEFDMKHYGLASEVVPEFVHKFLTKKDEAWS
- the lolC gene encoding lipoprotein-releasing ABC transporter permease subunit LolC, whose product is MYQPVALFIGLRYMRGRGSDRFGRFVSWLSTIGITLGVMALVTVLSVMNGFEKDLEGNILGLMPQALITTPAGSLDPQKITHEQITALKSVNRAVPVTTGDVVLQSPGSVAVGVMLGVDPADHDPLAKYMIGVAQQELQPGKYNVILGDQLAQQLKVRRGDQLRLMVTSVSQFTPVGRVPSQRLFNVIGTFSANSEVDGYQMLVNIQDASRLMLYPKGNVTGWRLFLDQPLDVDSLSTQKLPEGTSWKDWRERRGELFQAVRMEKNMMGLLLSLIVAVAAFNIITSLGLLVMEKQGEVAILQTQGLSRRQIMAVFMVQGASAGVIGALLGAVLGVVLATQLNNIMPALGLMLDGASLPVDIEPVQVVVIALVAMIIALLSTLYPSWRAAATHPAEALRYE
- the lolE gene encoding lipoprotein-releasing ABC transporter permease subunit LolE, whose product is MSGIPFSLLIGLRFSRGRRRSGMVSLISVISTLGIALGVAVLIVGLSAMNGFERELKDRVLAVVPHGEIRPVNQPFNDWQGVLERVEKVPGIVAAAPYIQFNGLIEHGAKLRAIQLKGVDPQSEPRVSAAPKFVQNNAWQNFKAGEQQLILGKGVADAVGVKQGDWVTVMIPNSDPEMKLLQPKRIRLQVTGILQLSGQLDHSLGMVPLADAQQYQDMGTSVTGIDIKVNDVFAAQKLVHDAGEVTQAYVYISSWIGTYGYMYRDIQMVRAIMYMAMVLVIGVACFNIVSTLVMAVKDKSSDIAILRTLGAKDGLIRAVFIWYGLLAGLVGSVTGVIIGVIAAFQLTNIINGLQKLTGHQFLSGDIYFIDFLPSEVHWIDVAGVLFTALVLSLLASWYPARRASRIDPARVLSGGQ